In one Penaeus chinensis breed Huanghai No. 1 chromosome 33, ASM1920278v2, whole genome shotgun sequence genomic region, the following are encoded:
- the LOC125043208 gene encoding uncharacterized protein LOC125043208 isoform X1, whose translation MKSDSTIFISLSILVLPRAQEKDCYYARQLQCYRRRATMAGEVKWLWKSTLTESYFEPLTTCYQLGLSTHEPLLEKHVIQALRHLYRKVPSLRACYGDRHGERWMKEMAEEIIDFEVISDATIDNELHHSMHNISLNNDKGPLWCARLLPGVAEFNVSEFPNVCTLFLVVNHSISDGTSNMKTCGFFVQLLDAVIAGKPIDDKEQLGVFVSDEKTQKLIQEQLDFLEANPDLMLKTKEEVRACQSIRSLVKLTYKGVGDVMAKTLTLTKELDPDATASFIKRCRAEGVTVNSAFAALASITTVDILVEGGLEQDTYTIRGDHLFNARRYWGGDTSQYLGCQVLPLKAVLIETPRSVGENFWDFARLTHQKLLKKIKGVTALQEEAIKAFVPKNPDFNPQWEFEFVLTNMGDVTETVTEGGQNVDVINVIRSVCLQTAPIAFDSFIHSFRGRFIHTLVYNSAFISPKMAKYYCEKILNYIRKFI comes from the exons ATGAAGTCTGACTCAACTATTTTTATAAGTTTAAGCATTTTAGTTCTCCCACGGGCACAAGAGAAAGACTGTTACTATGCTCGTCAGCTACAGTGCTACCGCAGAAG gGCGACAATGGCAGGTGAAGTAAAATGGTTATGGAAGAGCACTTTGACGGAGAGCTACTTCGAGCCTCTAACAACGTGCTACCAACTTGGACTGTCCACCCATGAACCTTTACTAGAGAAGCACGTTATTCAAGCGCTGAGACACCTCTATAG GAAGGTCCCCTCTCTGCGCGCGTGTTACGGGGACCGACATGGCGAGAGGTGGATGAAAGAGATGGCAGAAGAGATCATCGACTTCGAA GTGATCTCAGATGCTACAATAGATAATGAACTACACCACTCCATGCACAACATTAGCCTTAACAACGACAAGGGCCCTTTGTGGTGCGCCAGACTCTTGCCCGGAGTAGCAGAATTCAACGTGTCAGAGTTTCCTAACGTCTGTACACTGTTTCTGGTTGTTAATCACAGCATATCGGATGGGACTTCCAACATGAAGACTTGCGGTTTCTTTGTTCAGCTTCTTGATGCTGTGATCGCTGGAAAACCCATTGATGATAAGGAACAGCTTGGAGTGTTCGTGTCGGATGAAAAGACGCAGAAACTGATACAGGAACAATTAGACTTCCTGGAGGCTAACCCTGACCTGATGctgaagacaaaggaagaagttCGCGCGTGCCAGAGTATACGCTCTCTTGTGAAATTGACTTATAAAGGAGTGGGAGACGTCATGGCAAAAACTCTAACGTTGACGAAAGAACTGGATCCAGACGCCACAGCCTCCTTCATCAAACGGTGTCGTGCTGAAGGTGTCACCGTCAACTCGGCCTTCGCAGCTCTTGCCAGCATTACCACGGTGGATATCCTGGTTGAAGGGGGACTCGAGCAGGACACGTACACCATCCGGGGCGACCATCTTTTTAACGCTCGTAGGTACTGGGGAGGGGACACCTCTCAGTACCTGGGTTGTCAAGTCCTACCTTTAAAGGCTGTGCTTATCGAAACGCCGCGCAGTGTTGGCGAGAACTTCTGGGATTTTGCGAGACTGACTCACCAGAAGCTCTTGAAGAAAATTAAGGGCGTCACAGCACTGCAAGAGGAAGCCATAAAGGCCTTCGTGCCAAAGAACCCGGACTTCAACCCCCAATGGGAATTTGAATTTGTTTTAACCAACATGGGAGATGTGACAGAAACAGTAACCGAAGGTGGCCAAAATGTGGATGTAATTAACGTTATTAGGTCTGTCTGCCTACAAACTGCTCCCATTGCCTTTGATAGTTTCATTCACAGTTTCCGTGGGCGCTTTATTCACACTCTTGTCTACAACTCTGCATTCATTAGCCCGAAAATGGCAAAATACTATTGTGAGAAGATTTTGAACTATATCCgaaaatttatttag
- the LOC125043208 gene encoding uncharacterized protein LOC125043208 isoform X2 has product MVLLYRFMARNLSSEIRATMAGEVKWLWKSTLTESYFEPLTTCYQLGLSTHEPLLEKHVIQALRHLYRKVPSLRACYGDRHGERWMKEMAEEIIDFEVISDATIDNELHHSMHNISLNNDKGPLWCARLLPGVAEFNVSEFPNVCTLFLVVNHSISDGTSNMKTCGFFVQLLDAVIAGKPIDDKEQLGVFVSDEKTQKLIQEQLDFLEANPDLMLKTKEEVRACQSIRSLVKLTYKGVGDVMAKTLTLTKELDPDATASFIKRCRAEGVTVNSAFAALASITTVDILVEGGLEQDTYTIRGDHLFNARRYWGGDTSQYLGCQVLPLKAVLIETPRSVGENFWDFARLTHQKLLKKIKGVTALQEEAIKAFVPKNPDFNPQWEFEFVLTNMGDVTETVTEGGQNVDVINVIRSVCLQTAPIAFDSFIHSFRGRFIHTLVYNSAFISPKMAKYYCEKILNYIRKFI; this is encoded by the exons atggttttgttatATCGTTTCATGGCTAGGAATCTCAGTTCTGAGATAAG gGCGACAATGGCAGGTGAAGTAAAATGGTTATGGAAGAGCACTTTGACGGAGAGCTACTTCGAGCCTCTAACAACGTGCTACCAACTTGGACTGTCCACCCATGAACCTTTACTAGAGAAGCACGTTATTCAAGCGCTGAGACACCTCTATAG GAAGGTCCCCTCTCTGCGCGCGTGTTACGGGGACCGACATGGCGAGAGGTGGATGAAAGAGATGGCAGAAGAGATCATCGACTTCGAA GTGATCTCAGATGCTACAATAGATAATGAACTACACCACTCCATGCACAACATTAGCCTTAACAACGACAAGGGCCCTTTGTGGTGCGCCAGACTCTTGCCCGGAGTAGCAGAATTCAACGTGTCAGAGTTTCCTAACGTCTGTACACTGTTTCTGGTTGTTAATCACAGCATATCGGATGGGACTTCCAACATGAAGACTTGCGGTTTCTTTGTTCAGCTTCTTGATGCTGTGATCGCTGGAAAACCCATTGATGATAAGGAACAGCTTGGAGTGTTCGTGTCGGATGAAAAGACGCAGAAACTGATACAGGAACAATTAGACTTCCTGGAGGCTAACCCTGACCTGATGctgaagacaaaggaagaagttCGCGCGTGCCAGAGTATACGCTCTCTTGTGAAATTGACTTATAAAGGAGTGGGAGACGTCATGGCAAAAACTCTAACGTTGACGAAAGAACTGGATCCAGACGCCACAGCCTCCTTCATCAAACGGTGTCGTGCTGAAGGTGTCACCGTCAACTCGGCCTTCGCAGCTCTTGCCAGCATTACCACGGTGGATATCCTGGTTGAAGGGGGACTCGAGCAGGACACGTACACCATCCGGGGCGACCATCTTTTTAACGCTCGTAGGTACTGGGGAGGGGACACCTCTCAGTACCTGGGTTGTCAAGTCCTACCTTTAAAGGCTGTGCTTATCGAAACGCCGCGCAGTGTTGGCGAGAACTTCTGGGATTTTGCGAGACTGACTCACCAGAAGCTCTTGAAGAAAATTAAGGGCGTCACAGCACTGCAAGAGGAAGCCATAAAGGCCTTCGTGCCAAAGAACCCGGACTTCAACCCCCAATGGGAATTTGAATTTGTTTTAACCAACATGGGAGATGTGACAGAAACAGTAACCGAAGGTGGCCAAAATGTGGATGTAATTAACGTTATTAGGTCTGTCTGCCTACAAACTGCTCCCATTGCCTTTGATAGTTTCATTCACAGTTTCCGTGGGCGCTTTATTCACACTCTTGTCTACAACTCTGCATTCATTAGCCCGAAAATGGCAAAATACTATTGTGAGAAGATTTTGAACTATATCCgaaaatttatttag